The Pirellulales bacterium genome window below encodes:
- the ilvN gene encoding acetolactate synthase small subunit — translation MRHVISALVQNVPGVLAHVAGMLASRGYNIDSLAVGETEEPELSRMTFVVVGDDTVLDQVRKQLEKIVTVVRVDDVSSKEFVERDLMLIKVEAQAAGRAEIQQLCEIFRGKIVDVAPEQIMIEISGQEKKIEAFIDLMRPYGIVELVRTGRIAMVRGVNRPFGGEA, via the coding sequence ATGCGTCACGTCATTTCCGCGCTGGTGCAGAACGTGCCCGGCGTGCTCGCCCACGTGGCCGGCATGCTCGCCTCGCGCGGCTACAACATCGACAGCCTCGCCGTCGGCGAGACCGAGGAGCCCGAACTCTCCCGAATGACCTTCGTGGTCGTCGGCGACGACACGGTGCTCGATCAGGTCCGCAAGCAGCTCGAAAAGATCGTCACGGTGGTCCGCGTCGACGACGTCAGCTCCAAAGAGTTCGTCGAACGCGACCTGATGCTCATCAAAGTCGAGGCCCAGGCCGCCGGCCGGGCCGAGATCCAGCAGTTGTGCGAGATCTTTCGCGGCAAGATCGTCGACGTCGCCCCCGAGCAGATCATGATCGAGATCTCGGGGCAGGAGAAGAAGATCGAAGCCTTCATCGACCTCATGCGCCCGTACGGCATCGTCGAGTTGGTCCGCACCGGCCGGATCGCGATGGTCCGCGGCGTGAATCGCCCGTTCGGCGGCGAAGCGTAG
- the ilvC gene encoding ketol-acid reductoisomerase: MAATIYYDKDADMKALAGKTVAILGYGSQGHAHAQNLRDSGVKVVVGQRPGGKNYDLAKSHGFEPVSAAEAAKQGDVINILLPDELQADVFKADVLPHLKPGKVLMCSHGFNIHFGQITPPPGVDVLLVAPKGPGHLVRSEFEKGGGVPCLIALGDGASEETFKIGLAYASGIGGGRAGVIRTTIAEETETDLFGEQAVLCGGAAALVKAGFETLVEAGYQPEMAYFECMHELKLIVDLFYQGGLGYMRYSVSNTAEYGDYTRGPRIVTDETKAEMKKILEEIRSGQFARDWILENRAGQASFKATRRREREHGVETVGKELRKMMSWIDDKVVD; this comes from the coding sequence ATGGCCGCCACGATCTACTACGACAAAGACGCCGACATGAAGGCCCTTGCGGGCAAGACCGTGGCCATTCTCGGTTACGGCTCGCAGGGACACGCCCACGCTCAGAACCTGCGCGACAGCGGCGTCAAAGTGGTCGTCGGCCAGCGTCCCGGCGGCAAGAACTACGACTTGGCCAAGAGCCACGGGTTCGAGCCGGTCAGCGCCGCCGAAGCCGCCAAGCAGGGGGACGTGATCAACATCCTGCTTCCGGACGAACTGCAGGCCGACGTGTTCAAGGCCGACGTGCTGCCGCACCTGAAGCCGGGCAAGGTGCTGATGTGCTCGCACGGGTTCAATATCCACTTCGGACAGATCACGCCCCCCCCGGGGGTCGACGTCCTGCTCGTGGCCCCCAAGGGCCCCGGGCACTTGGTTCGCAGCGAGTTTGAGAAGGGGGGCGGCGTTCCCTGCCTGATCGCGCTCGGGGACGGCGCGAGCGAGGAGACCTTCAAGATTGGCCTCGCCTACGCCAGCGGCATCGGCGGCGGCCGCGCGGGGGTCATTCGCACCACGATCGCCGAGGAGACCGAGACTGACCTCTTCGGCGAGCAGGCCGTCCTGTGCGGCGGCGCCGCGGCTCTGGTGAAGGCGGGCTTCGAGACGCTCGTCGAGGCCGGTTATCAGCCCGAAATGGCGTACTTCGAGTGCATGCACGAGTTGAAGCTGATCGTCGACCTGTTCTACCAGGGAGGCCTCGGCTACATGCGCTACAGCGTCTCGAACACCGCCGAGTACGGCGACTACACTCGCGGCCCGCGAATCGTCACCGACGAGACCAAGGCCGAGATGAAGAAGATCCTCGAAGAGATCCGCAGCGGTCAGTTCGCCCGCGACTGGATCCTGGAAAACCGCGCCGGCCAAGCCAGCTTCAAGGCGACCCGCCGCCGCGAACGCGAACACGGCGTCGAAACGGTCGGCAAGGAACTGCGCAAGATGATGTCGTGGATCGACGACAAGGTCGTCGACTAA